TTGTGGCCTCACCCTATATCAACCACGGCCGCCCGGAATGGAGCGGTGATGACAGCTTTTTGCTTGCCAGCACTGTGGATGGTTTGACCCGGTTTCATCTGGACAACAAGCCCCCTGTTCTGGTGTCTCCTATAATGGTCAGGCGGCTACAGGTAGTGGGGGACTGGCTTTACTTCAGTTACAGCACCGGGCCACGCGGGCTTTGGCGCATGCCATGGCAAGGGGGGGAGTCAGAGCTGGTGCTTGGGGGTAAGTTGATGAGTGACGGTTACAACTGGACTCTGGCAGAACGCGGGGTATTTTTCCGGCAGCGCCACAGCAGCTCAGCGCTGCTCAGCTACTATGACTTTGCCCAGGCGCAGGTCAGGCCCCTGATTGAGCTGCCGCCCAACAGTATCAGCCGTCAGGAGAATATGGTGTGGGTCGAGAATGAGCAAAAGTTGGTGCTGGTGTCCTGGAACTATCCAAGGCGCGACGTGATGCGATTAAGGCATCCCGCGCTGCAATGAGTGCACAGCCAGAGACATAAAAAAACGGCCGCCTGGCCGTTTTTTAATGGCTTATTAGGCCGCAGGGAAACGGGCGCCGAGCACGGCTTCCCGTCTTGCTCCAGTTACAGCAGGCAGGTTGGCTGGCAGCCCCTGATGATGCCGCAGGGCAAGCCAGGCAAAAGCAATGGCTTCAACCCATTTGGGGTCGACACCAAGCGCTGAGGTGGTGGTCAGTGTGAATCCGGGTAACAGGGCCTGCAGGCGGTTCATCAGCTCAGTATTGAGGGCGCCACCACCGCAAACAAACAGCTCACCACTGTTAGACAGCTTGAGTATGTCCGCCGCGATACTGTGGCAGCTCAGGTCAAGCAAGGTTGACTGAATGTCGGCCTCATCGAGATAGCCAAACTTTTCCAGTTGCTGTTCCAGCCAGGCGTGATTGAAGAGCTCCCGGCCAGTGCTTTTGGGGTATTGCAGGGCAAAATAAGGATGTGACAACAACTGGGCCAAGAGCGCATTGTCCGTTTTACCACTGGCGGCGAAGGCGCCATCCTGATCGTAAGCCTGCTGCCTGACCTGTTGTATCCAGCCATCTATCAGGGTGTTGCCAGGCCCGGTGTCAAATCCCAGCACCGCTTCGGCATTGCCCGGCAGCCAGGTGATATTGGCGATACCGCCGATATTGAGGATCACCCGGCGCTTGTCTGCTTTTGCAAAAATCTGCTGGTGGAATGCCGGCACCAGCGGTGCACCCTGTCCACCAAGGGCTATATCTTTTCGGCGAAAATCCGCAATCACATCGATACCCGTTTCGGCGGCGATGGTGTTGGGGTCGCCAATCTGCAGGGTAAAGCCAACTTCGAGGTTGGGCATGTGGCGCACGGTTTGGCCGTGGCTGCCGATGGCCACAACCTGGGATTTATCTACACCACTGATGGCAAGCAGGTTGTTGACGGCTTTGGCAAAGAGGCTGCCAACGCTGCGATCGAGCCGCCCAAGCCGGTTCACTTCATCCTGTCCGGGCTGACACAAACGCTGCAGCCCTTTGAACAGGTGTTCCGGTATGGCCTCTGTGTGGGTGGCGATAAGTTTGGGGGATGGAGTGTCGAAATCCACCAGGACGGCGTCCACACCGTCCATACTGGTGCCGGACATGAGTCCGATAAACAGAGATTGGCTCATGGAGTCTGCTTGCCCTCTGGCGCCATGGCCAGTTGCTGTTGCTTGTTAAAGGAAATTTTAGCCATCAAACCCTTGCTGATGCGGCTGAATTTAGCCAACTCTTTTTTACTGATGGACTCTGCTTTTGGCAGGTCAACGGTGCGGGGATTTCTGTGTACGCCGTTGACGATAAATTCGTAATGCAGGTGAGCCCCGGTTACCCTGCCGGTTTTGCCGAGCGTTCCGATAATTTGGCCCTGTTTTACCGAGTCGCCCTTCTTCACCCTGCGTTTGTTCAGGTGCAAATACTTGGTGGTATAGGTGCCGTTATGGCGAATAAAGACGTAGTTGCCGTTGTACTGATTGTAGCCTGCCTCTATCACCTTGCCCGCACCGGCGGCTTTTATCGGTGTGCCAATGGCGGCCACATAGTCCACGCCCCTGTGGGCCTTTACCTGACCTGTTACCGGATGCAGGCGCTTGGGGTTGAAATTGGAGCTGACGTAATTGAAGTCCACCGGCGATCGCAAAAAGGCTTTGCGCATGCTCTGGCCGGATTCGGAATAGTAATTACCGTCTTCATAGCGCACTGCGGTGTAGCGTTTGCCATCGTTGATAAATTCTGCAGCCAGAATGGCGCCATTTCGAACAAACTCGCCGTCGGCATAGTGTTTTTCGTAGAGCAGGGCGAAGGTATCGCCTTTTTGCAAATCCTGGGCAAAGTCGATGTCCCAGCCAAACACGGTGGCCAAATCCATGATCTGGCCGCTGTTAAGGCCCGCATCCACGGCTGCTGTCCAAAAATTGCTGAAAATTTTGCCCTGGGCAAAATCGGTACGGGTTGTCAGCTGTTTGACATCGATGCGCTCACTGTACCCCGACTCGGTGCGCTGCACCGTGAGGGTCGAAATGCCGTCGATACGGTAACTGAGCTCAGCAAACTCACCCTTGTCATCCTTCATGATGACAATTTCTTCCCCGGGCAGGATTTTCAGCAGGTTGCTTTTGGCCTCCGGCAGGCGAGTGATTTCGTAGACATCGCGGCTGGAAAGCCCGGCGCGCTGAAACAGGGCCGCCAGTGTATCGCCCCTGGATACCTCAAAATGCTCTACTTCACGGTTGGAGGGCACAGCGCTTGATTTTGCGCTGGGCAAGGCTTCCTGCTCGCTTTCACCATTTGGGGCGGCAATGTTGATATCGGAGGCCTGGCCCAGCGGTGGCGTGGGGGTGCGCTGCGACAGCGGCAGGGTAAAGTCGATATTGTCGTTGGCTAGCGGAGATTGCCGTGAGGCTTCGGCATCCTCAGAGGGGAAAAACAGGGTGACTGTGGTTAACAATAAAAGAATGCTCAGAATGACCTGATGCTTTTTGGGGAGCAGCTTGAGAAGCGTAATAACCTTTGTCATTTGACCCGGGTACCAAATCCCTATTTCCTGTCGAATGGGCCTAGTGTACACACTTTCATTTGCCCAGGCTAACAAGTAACATAGGTCTCTTTGATTGAAATCGGATAACCACAGAGGTAGCTGCCAACATGGCTGATTTGGACCAGGTATTAGCAGAAATTAAACGGGGCACAGACGAGATCCTGCTTGAAGCAGATCTGATTGAAAAACTGAAAGAGGGCCGTCCACTGCGGGTGAAACTGGGTGCCGATCCTACCGCTCCCGATATCCATCTGGGCCACACGGTTATTTTGAACAAACTGCGCCTGTTCCAGGAGCTGGGACACGAAGTTATCTTCCTTATCGGTGACTTCACCGGCATGGTGGGTGACCCAAGTGGTAAAAACAGCACCCGTCCGCCACTGACCCGCGAGCAGGTATTGGCCAACGCCGAAACCTACAAGGAGCAGGTGTACAAAATCCTCGATCCGGCCAAGACCCGCATCGAATTCAACTCAAGCTGGCTCGAACAGCTTGGCGCCGCCGGGATGATCCGTTTGGCTTCCCACCAAACCGTGGCCCGTATGCTGGAACGTGATGATTTTAAAAAGCGTTATAGCAGCGGTCAGCCCATCGCCATCCATGAGTTTATGTACCCGCTGCTGCAGGGCTGGGACTCGGTTGCATTGAAGGCCGACATCGAACTGGGCGGTACCGATCAGAAGTTCAACCTGCTGATGGGCCGTGAGCTGCAAAAGGCCGAAGGCCAGAAGCCGCAAACCGTGATCATGATGCCGTTGCTGGAAGGCCTCGATGGCGTGAAGAAGATGTCCAAGTCCGCCCACAACTACATAGGTGTGAGCGAAGCGCCGGATGAAATGTTCGGTAAGCTGATGTCTATTTCCGATGATCTGATGTGGCGCTATTTCGACCTGTTGTCGTTCCGCCCACTGGCAGAAGTTGAGCAATTCAAGGCCGATGTGGAAGCCGGAGCCAACCCAAGAGATATCAAGATTGCGCTGGCCAAGGAAATTATCGCCCGTTTCCACGATCAGGCTGCTGCAGATGCCGCTCACCAGAACTTTATCGATCGCTTCCAGAAGGGTGCCATCCCCGATGACATCGAAGAAGTGACCCTGAGTGCCGGTGCTGAAGGCGTGGCCGTTGCCAACCTGCTTAAAGAAGCTGGCCTCGTGGGCTCGACTTCCGATGCCATGCGAATGATTAAGCAGGGCGCGGTGAAGATGGACGGTGAAAAGCTGGAAGATGCCAAGCAGGTATTCAGTGCCGGTCTGACCGCCGTATTCCAGGTGGGCAAGCGCAAGTTTGCCAAGGTGACTCTGAGCTAATCCAGCTCTCACCGAGTCAACAAAACGGGCGCCTTAGGCGCCCGTTTTGTTTTGAAGTAATTGCTGTTGTTCAAGCAGGCGCCTATTGCATGGATAACTGGTCGGCCATGGTCTGATAGTCGATAAGGTCCGTATGCTCAGTCACCCTTTGATTGCGCATATCCAGTCTCAGCGTGGTGACCGCAGGCACTGCCACATCAATGATTTTGCCTGGCTTACCGAACTGTTCACCCGGCCCCTTAAAGCGGTAGTTGCCTATCATGACCACCAGAGAGCCTGCGTTGTACATGTGCTCAATGCTGAAGTTGTATTCCAGCACGCCTGCATGGGCGCGCTCGAAAAATTCGATAATAAAACGCCCACCCTTGTATTTACGCCCGGCGGTCCTGTCCTGAAAAACGCTGTCGCGATTGTAGTATCTGGCGAGGGCAGCATAGTCATGCTCGGTCAGCGCCTGAATGTAGTTTACTGCCATTTGCTGCTCTTCAGGCATCTCACCGCTGCTGGCGGTCGCCCAGGAAGTCAGAAAATAAAGCAGTAACACCAGATATCGCAAAAGTCAGTCTCTCC
The window above is part of the Shewanella litorisediminis genome. Proteins encoded here:
- a CDS encoding anhydro-N-acetylmuramic acid kinase translates to MSQSLFIGLMSGTSMDGVDAVLVDFDTPSPKLIATHTEAIPEHLFKGLQRLCQPGQDEVNRLGRLDRSVGSLFAKAVNNLLAISGVDKSQVVAIGSHGQTVRHMPNLEVGFTLQIGDPNTIAAETGIDVIADFRRKDIALGGQGAPLVPAFHQQIFAKADKRRVILNIGGIANITWLPGNAEAVLGFDTGPGNTLIDGWIQQVRQQAYDQDGAFAASGKTDNALLAQLLSHPYFALQYPKSTGRELFNHAWLEQQLEKFGYLDEADIQSTLLDLSCHSIAADILKLSNSGELFVCGGGALNTELMNRLQALLPGFTLTTTSALGVDPKWVEAIAFAWLALRHHQGLPANLPAVTGARREAVLGARFPAA
- a CDS encoding peptidoglycan DD-metalloendopeptidase family protein, translated to MTKVITLLKLLPKKHQVILSILLLLTTVTLFFPSEDAEASRQSPLANDNIDFTLPLSQRTPTPPLGQASDINIAAPNGESEQEALPSAKSSAVPSNREVEHFEVSRGDTLAALFQRAGLSSRDVYEITRLPEAKSNLLKILPGEEIVIMKDDKGEFAELSYRIDGISTLTVQRTESGYSERIDVKQLTTRTDFAQGKIFSNFWTAAVDAGLNSGQIMDLATVFGWDIDFAQDLQKGDTFALLYEKHYADGEFVRNGAILAAEFINDGKRYTAVRYEDGNYYSESGQSMRKAFLRSPVDFNYVSSNFNPKRLHPVTGQVKAHRGVDYVAAIGTPIKAAGAGKVIEAGYNQYNGNYVFIRHNGTYTTKYLHLNKRRVKKGDSVKQGQIIGTLGKTGRVTGAHLHYEFIVNGVHRNPRTVDLPKAESISKKELAKFSRISKGLMAKISFNKQQQLAMAPEGKQTP
- the tyrS gene encoding tyrosine--tRNA ligase is translated as MADLDQVLAEIKRGTDEILLEADLIEKLKEGRPLRVKLGADPTAPDIHLGHTVILNKLRLFQELGHEVIFLIGDFTGMVGDPSGKNSTRPPLTREQVLANAETYKEQVYKILDPAKTRIEFNSSWLEQLGAAGMIRLASHQTVARMLERDDFKKRYSSGQPIAIHEFMYPLLQGWDSVALKADIELGGTDQKFNLLMGRELQKAEGQKPQTVIMMPLLEGLDGVKKMSKSAHNYIGVSEAPDEMFGKLMSISDDLMWRYFDLLSFRPLAEVEQFKADVEAGANPRDIKIALAKEIIARFHDQAAADAAHQNFIDRFQKGAIPDDIEEVTLSAGAEGVAVANLLKEAGLVGSTSDAMRMIKQGAVKMDGEKLEDAKQVFSAGLTAVFQVGKRKFAKVTLS
- a CDS encoding nuclear transport factor 2 family protein produces the protein MPEEQQMAVNYIQALTEHDYAALARYYNRDSVFQDRTAGRKYKGGRFIIEFFERAHAGVLEYNFSIEHMYNAGSLVVMIGNYRFKGPGEQFGKPGKIIDVAVPAVTTLRLDMRNQRVTEHTDLIDYQTMADQLSMQ